Proteins from one Bombus affinis isolate iyBomAffi1 chromosome 1, iyBomAffi1.2, whole genome shotgun sequence genomic window:
- the LOC126917148 gene encoding solute carrier family 35 member C2: protein MTRSHIKYQIAKDTDDTSDYFLEPVQEFPNVSKKEVSFWKKSFQIIILILCYFVLSVGLTFYVQWLYNTYGFHFPLVVVICHLLIKFLFSASIRCIKTCWKKQEQLKLPLQSIIGMVMPIGIASGLDIGLSNWAISLITMSLYTMTKSTSIIFILGFALFLKLEKKSWTLSCIVVMISGGLFMFTYKSTQFEVFGFVICLLASFLSGIRWTMTQLVMQKSKLGIESPIDMMYYMQLWMLLPIVPVMIWFEGSHLYNSFKNTDWNDVQTITMTTITVFGSAIIAFHMEVMEFLVVTYTSSLTLSIIGIIKEIFILILAVEWEGDQMSHLNFVGLLMCLCGITIHTIQKALSNRNKKAEYLELQVNSLSSNNFKSEEVIDTNLPLLTQKSTSLTNLLNAEFSSDEDDPVKHGENSTQILSNILQRREQ from the exons ATGACAAGATcacatataaaatatcaaattgcGAAAGATACAGATGATACATCAGATTATTTTCTCGAACCGGTCCAAGAGTTTCCAAATGTGTCCAAAAAAGAAGtatctttttggaaaaaatCTTTTCAAATTATCATATTAATTCTGTGCTATTTTGTGTTGTCTGTAGGTTTAACTTTTTATGTACAATGGCTTTATAATACATAT GGATTTCATTTTCCACTTGTTGTGGTGATATGTcacttattaataaaatttttgttttcTGCTTCAATAAGATGTATTAAAACATGTTGGAAGAAACAAGAACAATTAAAACTTCCTTTACAAAGCATAATAGGAATGGTTATGCCAATTGGCATAGCTAGTGGCCTTGATATAGGTCTATCAAATTGGGCAATTTCATTAATTACTATGTCAtt ATATACTATGACAAAATCAActtctattatttttattcttggATTTGCACTCTTTTTGAAGTTGGAGAAAAAG TCTTGGACATTATCATGTATTGTAGTAATGATATCAGGAGGTTTATTTATGTTTACCTATAAATCAACACAATTTGAAGTTTTCGGATTTGTAATTTGCCTCTTAGCATCATTTTTAAGTGGTATTCGGTGGACTATGACACAACTAGTTATGCAAAAATCTAAACTTGGAATTGAAAGTCCAATTGACATGATGTACTATATGCAGTTATGGATGTTATTACCTATTGTACCAGTGATGATATGGTTTGAAG gaTCTCATCTATACAATAGTTTTAAAAATACAGATTGGAATGATGTTCAAACTATTACAATGACTACAATTACTGTATTTGGAAGTGCTATTATAGCTTTCCATATGGAAGTTATGGAATTTTTAGTTGTTACATATACTTCTAGTCTTACACTTTCAATTATTGGCATAATTAAG gaaatatttattttaatcttgGCTGTTGAATGGGAAGGTGATCAAATGAGTCATCTTAATTTTGTAGGATTGTTAATGTGCCTTTGTGGAATCACAATTCATACGATACAAAAAGCATTATCCAATAGGAACAAAAAAGCTGAATATTTGGAATTACAAGTAAATTCTCTTTCaagtaataattttaaaagTGAAGAGGTAATCGATACAAATTTACCTTTGTTAACTCAAAAATCGACATCGTTAACAAATCTTTTAAACGCGGAATTCAGTTCAGACGAAGATGATCCAGTTAAACATGGTGAGAATTCTACTCAGATACTATCTAATATATTGCAACGTAGGGAACAGTAA